In Callithrix jacchus isolate 240 chromosome 18, calJac240_pri, whole genome shotgun sequence, one DNA window encodes the following:
- the LOC103788989 gene encoding late cornified envelope protein 2D — protein MSCQQNQQQCQPPPKCPPKCTQKCPPKCAPKCPPQCPAPCPPPISSCCGSSSGSCCGSSSGGCCGSSSGGGGCCLSHHRPHLFHRRRHQGSDCCESEPSGGSSCCHSSGGCC, from the coding sequence ATGTCTTGCCAGCAAAACCAGCAGCAGTGCCAGCCCCCTCCCAAGTGTCCTCCCAAGTGCACCCAAAAATGTCCACCTAAGTGTGCCCCCAAATGCCCACCCCAGTGCCCAGCCCCATGCCCACCTCCAATCTCTTCCTGCTGTGGCTCCAGCTCTGGAAGCTGCTGTGGCTCCAGCTCTGGGGGCTGCTGTGGCTCCAGCTCTGGGGGTGGTGGCTGCTGCCTGAGCCACCACAGGCCCCATCTCTTCCACCGGCGCCGGCACCAGGGCTCTGACTGCTGTGAGAGTGAACCCTCCGGGGGCTCTAGCTGCTgccacagttctgggggctgctGCTGA
- the LOC103788988 gene encoding late cornified envelope protein 2B-like codes for MSCQQNQQQCQPPPKCPPKCTQKCPPKCPPKCPPQCPAPCPPPVSSCCGPSSGGCCGSSSGGCCGSSSGGGGCCLSHHRPHLFHRRRHQGSDCCESAPSGGSGCCHSSGGCC; via the coding sequence ATGTCTTGCCAGCAAAACCAGCAGCAGTGCCAGCCCCCTCCCAAGTGTCCTCCCAAGTGCACCCAAAAATGTCCACCTAAGTGTCCACCCAAGTGCCCACCCCAGTGCCCAGCCCCATGCCCACCTCCAGTCTCTTcctgctgtggtcccagctctggAGGCTGCTGTGGCTCCAGCTCTGGGGGCTGCTGTGGCTCCAGCTCTGGGGGTGGTGGCTGCTGTCTGAGCCACCACAGGCCCCATCTCTTCCACCGGCGCCGGCACCAGGGCTCTGATTGCTGTGAGAGTGCACCCTCCGGGGGCTCTGGCTGCTGCCACAGCTCTGGGGGCTGCTGCTGA
- the LOC103788987 gene encoding late cornified envelope protein 2D — MSCQQNQQQCQPPPKCPPKCTQKCPPKCPPKCPPQCPAPCPPPVSSCCGSSSGGCCGSSSGGCCSSGGGGCCLSHHRPHLFHRRRHQGSDCCESAPSGGSGCCHSSGGCC; from the coding sequence ATGTCTTGCCAGCAAAACCAGCAGCAGTGCCAGCCCCCTCCCAAGTGTCCTCCCAAGTGCACCCAAAAATGTCCACCTAAGTGTCCACCCAAGTGCCCACCCCAGTGCCCAGCCCCATGCCCCCCTCCAGTCTCTTCCTGCTGTGGCTCCAGCTCTGGGGGCTGCTGTGGCTCCAGCTCTGGGGGCTGCTGCAGCTCTGGGGGTGGTGGCTGCTGCCTGAGCCACCACAGGCCCCATCTCTTCCACCGGCGCCGGCACCAGGGCTCTGACTGCTGTGAGAGTGCACCCTCCGGGGGCTCTGGCTGCTGCCACAGCTCTGGGGGCTGCTGCTGA